One genomic window of Pelagicoccus enzymogenes includes the following:
- a CDS encoding KpsF/GutQ family sugar-phosphate isomerase, translating to METTEIIAKGQRCLDIEIAALQATRDALGVGFAEVVSILHRTLARGNKLILSGVGKNAHICQKLVGTLNSTGAPSTFLDPVQALHGDLGLCRQGDTVIAFSNSGETAELLRFLPMVQRFDVQTIAVTAKTESSLSQLCDATLAYIADREACPLELAPTASTSAAMAIGDAVAMVLLELNSISREDFAKFHPGGALGRVLSPKVDEIMRPTHRLAALPKTATCKECLAEMSAKSSGCVALMEQDGTLAGIMTDGDIRRYILSHPNFLESPASTVMTSKPITIASGSYAAQALKTFEKHSIDDLIVVDDANRPIGIIDGQDLTKVRVV from the coding sequence ATGGAAACAACTGAAATCATCGCCAAAGGCCAACGCTGCCTCGATATCGAAATCGCCGCCCTGCAAGCCACCCGCGACGCCCTCGGGGTCGGATTCGCCGAAGTCGTTTCCATCCTCCACCGGACCCTCGCCCGCGGGAACAAGCTCATCCTCAGCGGCGTCGGCAAGAATGCCCACATCTGCCAAAAGCTAGTCGGCACCCTGAACTCTACCGGAGCCCCTTCCACTTTCCTCGACCCCGTGCAAGCCCTGCACGGCGACCTCGGCCTCTGCCGCCAAGGCGACACCGTGATCGCATTCAGCAACAGCGGCGAAACCGCCGAACTCCTGCGCTTCCTTCCCATGGTACAGCGCTTCGACGTGCAAACCATCGCCGTCACTGCCAAGACCGAATCCAGCCTATCCCAACTCTGCGACGCCACCCTCGCCTACATCGCCGATCGCGAGGCCTGCCCCCTCGAGCTCGCCCCCACCGCCAGCACCAGCGCCGCCATGGCCATCGGCGACGCCGTCGCCATGGTGCTTCTGGAACTCAATTCCATTTCCCGCGAAGATTTCGCCAAGTTCCACCCTGGCGGCGCCCTAGGCCGCGTGCTCTCCCCCAAGGTCGACGAAATAATGCGTCCGACCCATCGACTCGCCGCCCTCCCCAAGACCGCCACCTGCAAGGAGTGCCTCGCGGAAATGTCCGCCAAGAGCTCCGGCTGCGTCGCCTTGATGGAGCAGGACGGCACCCTCGCCGGCATCATGACCGACGGAGACATCCGTCGCTACATCCTCAGCCACCCCAATTTCCTAGAGAGTCCCGCGAGCACCGTGATGACTTCCAAGCCCATCACCATCGCCAGCGGATCCTACGCCGCACAAGCACTCAAAACCTTCGAAAAGCACAGCATCGACGATTTGATCGTTGTGGACGATGCCAACCGCCCGATCGGCATCATAGACGGGCAGGACCTTACCAAGGTCCGCGTCGTTTAG
- a CDS encoding LysM peptidoglycan-binding domain-containing protein yields MTLVGFLFAAGCSQQSSLEVLNEDEDPIFRRARDLYARGMENEALENFLKLIQRRNGNAPESHLDAGNIYLKHLRDPVSAIYHFKHYEALLKRSDREDASERIELVQERIKAAKKEFAMTFDAKVYKDPLERLKLLDTIEALRSENEVLKRQLVSARNRLNDGASEQVAYEPPAESVPVRTLRADTSPRMETPRSEPVSQVEDSQRRYTIQAGDSLYKISRLVYGDGSRWREILNANRDVIPDESSLRVGATIRIP; encoded by the coding sequence ATGACCCTCGTGGGCTTCCTCTTTGCGGCGGGCTGTTCCCAGCAGAGTTCGCTCGAAGTGTTGAATGAGGACGAAGATCCGATCTTTCGCCGCGCTCGCGACTTGTACGCTCGTGGCATGGAGAACGAAGCCTTGGAGAATTTTCTGAAATTGATCCAACGTCGCAACGGCAATGCTCCCGAGTCGCATTTGGATGCGGGCAACATTTACCTGAAGCACCTGCGCGACCCGGTTTCCGCAATCTACCATTTCAAGCACTACGAGGCTTTGCTTAAGCGAAGCGATCGCGAGGATGCTTCCGAGCGAATCGAGCTCGTGCAAGAGAGGATCAAGGCGGCCAAGAAAGAATTCGCCATGACTTTCGACGCCAAGGTCTACAAGGATCCTCTTGAGCGTCTCAAGCTTTTGGATACGATTGAGGCGCTGCGATCGGAGAACGAGGTGCTCAAGCGGCAATTGGTGTCCGCGCGCAATCGTTTGAACGATGGCGCGAGCGAGCAAGTGGCTTACGAGCCGCCTGCGGAGTCGGTGCCTGTCCGTACCCTGAGAGCGGATACGTCGCCGCGGATGGAAACGCCGCGTTCCGAGCCGGTGAGTCAGGTTGAGGACTCTCAGCGTCGTTACACGATCCAAGCGGGTGATTCCTTGTACAAGATTTCCCGTCTCGTTTACGGGGATGGAAGCCGTTGGCGGGAGATACTGAACGCGAATCGGGACGTGATCCCCGACGAGAGCAGCTTGCGGGTGGGCGCGACAATCCGTATTCCGTAG
- a CDS encoding transcription elongation factor GreAB, with translation MQKQEIVDLIIKTIAQELDSASKAALESAHEATDEESRPENKYDTRALETSYVASAQAGYAKDLKAALQAYRNLSLPKEPHSGPAAIGSLVTTLGNAGREQFFIGPARGGLEIATEAGSITVLTPKSPLGHQLIGKSLGGSAGDRRILRVE, from the coding sequence ATGCAAAAGCAAGAAATAGTCGACCTCATTATCAAGACCATCGCGCAAGAGCTCGATTCCGCCTCCAAAGCAGCTCTCGAAAGCGCCCACGAAGCGACCGACGAAGAATCGCGCCCAGAAAACAAATACGATACCCGAGCCCTCGAAACGTCCTATGTCGCCAGCGCTCAAGCCGGATACGCCAAGGACCTCAAGGCCGCTCTCCAAGCCTACCGAAACCTCAGCCTTCCCAAGGAACCCCACAGCGGACCCGCCGCGATCGGTTCGCTGGTTACCACGCTGGGCAACGCCGGCCGCGAGCAGTTCTTCATTGGCCCCGCTCGCGGCGGACTCGAAATCGCGACCGAGGCCGGCTCCATCACCGTACTGACGCCCAAGTCGCCGCTCGGCCATCAGCTCATCGGCAAGTCACTGGGCGGCAGCGCCGGGGACCGACGCATCCTGCGCGTCGAATAA
- a CDS encoding YiiD C-terminal domain-containing protein encodes MELPLKRVEEFLHTRVPLSKAINCQVVEATDKALKLSAPKFVNTVTDDGFSDTSVLNLCNLASWAFLQISLQRLNYKPFTSLTQANLSKNREIDSNSGNIYATCTLPGDKEWQQFLRMLSRKARAKVSLVTTLSDELGETSKLTCEYDTRDLDPA; translated from the coding sequence ATGGAACTGCCTTTAAAACGCGTCGAAGAATTTCTCCATACCCGAGTCCCACTCTCCAAAGCGATCAATTGCCAAGTCGTCGAAGCTACCGACAAAGCGCTAAAACTATCCGCACCCAAATTCGTAAACACCGTCACCGACGACGGATTCTCGGACACTAGCGTGCTCAACCTTTGCAATCTCGCCAGCTGGGCTTTCCTGCAAATCTCCCTGCAACGACTCAACTACAAGCCCTTCACCAGCCTGACCCAAGCCAATCTCTCCAAAAACCGGGAAATCGACTCGAACTCAGGAAACATATACGCCACCTGCACCTTGCCCGGAGACAAGGAATGGCAGCAGTTCCTTCGCATGCTCTCCCGCAAGGCGCGAGCAAAGGTCAGTCTCGTCACCACCCTAAGCGACGAACTAGGCGAGACCTCGAAGTTGACTTGCGAATACGACACGCGCGACTTGGATCCCGCATAG
- a CDS encoding DUF4038 domain-containing protein, giving the protein MPANSEKDLLSIGSQNAKRGGCHQLEFAGDHVVTARVPVLPLHLTFTLPSGARISAKAFATSDGKAVARCYLPEAGEWKWEAKSSAGKGVASGHIQVDETDLPGKLRASQQDPRQFVYDNGSYFLHSGDIAETLLQAGEENWRAYIDQAAQAGFTKLRVRLAAAADSAANFYDTHRKQLNLPFWDEVEKRLLYALNRYPRMQFQLDLFAEDRDELDRFEEGDPLTHLAVSYITERYSSLANVHWNLASKIDPAKDSAVTLQALSRLGKTIYEQSPWHSLITCGQPRYANFLFDREKWCAYASLSSLGQVDGSYVAQNASLTRKPLVLDQDRAEYQLAPLQPRYYFRRLFWGVLLSGGHPTYQGLDTSGQGRGHHAGIVGYYDACHSARLKSGAHDLLHIQTFIRETCGSLVGWIPDDALGGNKPLLAKGMRSPNSDQCIIYISNPDAHEGHSGKKGEGFYSDQNAGASDIFTTFNLELPFANGTARWFSPTTGEWNGQVEITKASTIFLTPEPGDWVLWIQRD; this is encoded by the coding sequence ATGCCAGCAAACTCCGAAAAGGACCTACTAAGCATCGGCAGCCAAAACGCAAAACGCGGAGGCTGCCACCAACTGGAATTCGCAGGAGATCACGTGGTCACCGCCCGCGTTCCCGTCCTCCCTCTCCACCTCACCTTCACCCTTCCGTCCGGGGCCCGCATCTCCGCAAAAGCCTTCGCCACAAGCGACGGCAAAGCCGTGGCTCGCTGCTACCTGCCCGAGGCCGGCGAATGGAAATGGGAGGCCAAGAGCTCCGCAGGCAAAGGCGTCGCCAGCGGACACATACAAGTCGACGAAACCGACCTGCCAGGCAAGCTCCGCGCTTCCCAACAAGACCCGCGCCAATTCGTCTACGACAACGGCAGCTACTTTCTCCACAGCGGCGACATCGCGGAAACGCTCCTCCAAGCCGGCGAAGAAAATTGGCGAGCCTACATCGACCAAGCCGCTCAAGCCGGCTTTACCAAGCTGCGTGTCCGGCTCGCAGCAGCCGCGGACTCAGCCGCAAACTTCTACGACACTCATCGCAAACAGCTGAACCTGCCCTTCTGGGACGAGGTCGAAAAGAGACTGCTCTACGCCCTCAACCGCTACCCACGCATGCAGTTCCAGCTCGACCTCTTCGCCGAGGATCGCGACGAGCTGGACCGCTTCGAGGAGGGCGACCCGCTCACGCATCTCGCCGTGAGCTACATCACCGAACGTTACAGTTCGCTGGCAAACGTCCACTGGAACTTGGCCTCGAAAATCGACCCCGCGAAGGACAGCGCCGTCACCCTGCAAGCCCTCTCCCGCTTGGGCAAAACGATCTACGAGCAATCGCCTTGGCACTCGCTCATCACCTGCGGACAACCTCGGTACGCCAACTTCCTCTTCGACAGGGAAAAGTGGTGCGCCTACGCCTCCCTTTCCTCTCTGGGACAAGTGGATGGCTCCTACGTCGCCCAAAACGCCAGCCTCACCCGCAAGCCACTCGTCCTCGACCAGGACAGAGCCGAGTACCAGCTCGCCCCACTGCAACCACGCTACTACTTTCGCCGCCTATTCTGGGGCGTGCTGCTTTCCGGCGGACACCCCACCTACCAAGGTCTCGACACCAGCGGCCAAGGGCGCGGCCACCACGCCGGCATCGTCGGCTACTACGACGCCTGCCACTCCGCTCGCCTCAAATCCGGAGCGCACGACCTCCTGCACATCCAAACTTTCATCCGCGAAACCTGCGGCTCCCTCGTCGGCTGGATCCCCGACGATGCCCTCGGCGGCAACAAGCCCCTGCTCGCCAAAGGCATGCGCTCGCCCAACAGCGACCAGTGCATCATATACATCTCCAACCCCGACGCCCACGAGGGGCACTCCGGCAAAAAGGGCGAAGGCTTCTATTCCGACCAAAATGCGGGCGCCAGCGACATCTTCACCACGTTCAATTTGGAGCTCCCCTTCGCAAACGGAACCGCTCGCTGGTTCTCGCCCACGACAGGCGAATGGAACGGACAGGTGGAGATCACCAAGGCGTCCACCATATTTCTCACGCCCGAGCCGGGTGACTGGGTTCTGTGGATACAACGCGATTAG
- a CDS encoding DUF5069 domain-containing protein: MSRPDTGVVHYDLPSPYIPHPCGLLHLPRFIAKAKKAVKGELGKSYQRNYKKGFDRFLCLHLGIDPDDVENIVRESADDEEIERRLAAILPEDLKVAKWNREVVQKGLSPMGREALDAAKKKMGIEDREDLMTFADMIEFDEERIP, encoded by the coding sequence ATGTCACGACCAGATACCGGCGTCGTCCACTACGACCTCCCATCTCCCTACATCCCTCACCCGTGCGGCCTGCTGCACCTTCCTCGCTTCATCGCCAAGGCCAAGAAGGCCGTCAAAGGCGAACTCGGGAAGTCCTACCAACGCAACTACAAGAAAGGCTTCGACCGCTTTCTTTGCCTCCACCTCGGCATCGATCCTGACGATGTGGAAAACATTGTCCGCGAGAGCGCCGACGACGAGGAAATCGAACGCCGCCTTGCAGCAATCCTTCCCGAGGACCTCAAAGTCGCCAAATGGAACCGTGAAGTCGTGCAAAAAGGACTCAGCCCCATGGGCCGCGAAGCCCTCGACGCCGCGAAAAAGAAAATGGGAATCGAGGACCGCGAAGACCTCATGACCTTCGCCGACATGATCGAGTTTGACGAGGAGAGGATCCCCTAG
- a CDS encoding aminotransferase class I/II-fold pyridoxal phosphate-dependent enzyme, with amino-acid sequence MSAGQHIPLGQAIPDSLHAVSVSIPTMADVIGYEEKRPATIQKLKAGYPRFVLHTCLREIEAHWKRLFDTPEHSIWLTSSESMAKRLQNHLAPAPSKLVKHRGVSGLRIPTDADLDQKAKSYLQHVGGFLSGRQAEDYLVAEGLRDAAEPEPLFAGEDAAAAILETLSPLLGTETSSIVLSNTGMNAFFAAFEAVRSIQSPRGRSSWIKIGWLYTDTMHILDKLSGHDAANVELLDIFDLDQLEQALLERGDRIAGIVTEAPTNPLIQTMDLERIRKLATQHGVYLLVDPTVASPANVNVEPYSDIIINSLTKYAGNEGDVMLGAVAVTDQCPDKDAILDFIKNDVEPPYARDLARIAYQLPAYAELVGTVNQNTAEVVAFLKSHPKVKAVHWAKEKRSRSNFQKIARHPDAIGGLISFEVKADFGAFYDATPLPKGPSFGMKSTLLCPYIFLAHYSLVNTEEGLKTLEKAGITPELMRLAVGDEPVSEIISALKQGLDS; translated from the coding sequence ATGAGCGCCGGACAACACATCCCTTTGGGGCAAGCCATTCCCGACTCCCTGCACGCCGTGTCAGTGAGCATTCCCACCATGGCTGACGTGATCGGCTACGAGGAAAAACGCCCTGCGACCATCCAGAAGCTCAAGGCGGGCTACCCTCGCTTCGTTTTGCACACTTGCCTGCGCGAAATCGAGGCCCACTGGAAACGGCTCTTCGATACACCCGAGCATTCCATCTGGCTCACCTCCTCGGAAAGCATGGCCAAGCGCCTGCAGAACCACCTAGCCCCGGCCCCTAGCAAGCTTGTCAAACATAGAGGCGTATCCGGCTTGCGAATACCTACCGACGCCGATCTCGACCAGAAGGCGAAAAGCTACCTGCAGCACGTCGGCGGCTTCCTCTCTGGGCGCCAAGCCGAGGACTACCTAGTCGCCGAAGGCCTACGAGACGCGGCGGAACCAGAGCCCTTGTTCGCCGGGGAAGATGCTGCTGCCGCGATCCTAGAAACGCTCTCCCCGCTTCTGGGCACCGAAACAAGCTCCATCGTTCTTTCCAATACCGGCATGAACGCGTTCTTCGCTGCCTTCGAAGCGGTGCGCTCCATCCAGTCCCCTAGAGGCCGCTCCTCTTGGATCAAGATCGGCTGGCTCTACACCGATACCATGCACATCCTCGACAAGCTTAGCGGACACGATGCAGCGAATGTTGAGCTACTCGATATTTTCGACCTCGACCAGCTCGAGCAAGCGCTTCTCGAGCGAGGAGACCGCATCGCCGGCATCGTTACGGAAGCGCCCACCAATCCCCTGATTCAAACCATGGATTTGGAGCGTATCCGCAAATTGGCGACCCAACACGGAGTCTACCTCCTGGTCGATCCCACGGTTGCCTCTCCCGCGAACGTCAATGTGGAGCCTTACTCCGACATCATAATCAACAGCCTCACCAAGTACGCCGGCAACGAAGGCGACGTCATGCTGGGGGCCGTCGCGGTCACCGACCAGTGCCCCGACAAAGACGCCATCCTCGACTTCATAAAAAATGACGTCGAGCCCCCCTACGCGCGCGACCTCGCCCGCATCGCCTATCAACTGCCCGCCTATGCGGAGCTCGTCGGAACAGTAAACCAAAACACGGCCGAAGTAGTCGCGTTTCTCAAATCACATCCGAAAGTCAAAGCCGTTCACTGGGCTAAGGAGAAACGTTCGCGCTCGAACTTCCAAAAAATCGCGCGCCACCCGGACGCCATCGGCGGGCTCATCTCCTTCGAAGTGAAAGCCGACTTCGGCGCGTTCTACGACGCGACTCCACTTCCCAAAGGGCCCAGCTTCGGCATGAAGTCCACCTTGCTCTGCCCGTACATCTTTCTCGCCCACTACTCCTTGGTCAACACGGAAGAGGGTCTAAAAACACTCGAGAAAGCAGGCATCACTCCAGAGCTCATGCGACTCGCGGTCGGAGACGAGCCCGTTTCAGAAATTATTTCCGCCCTCAAACAGGGGCTAGATTCGTAA